In the genome of Melospiza melodia melodia isolate bMelMel2 chromosome 11, bMelMel2.pri, whole genome shotgun sequence, the window AGTCGCTGATGGCTTTCACTCGTCCTTCCCGCAGGTCGGGCAGCTCCCAGCTCGACCTggtgaagaggaagaggaagatgagcaGGGAAATGGCAGCACAGGGAccctctgcctgcctgcctgcctgcagcaAACTCTCAGGGACAGACCTGGAGAACAAATTCAGCTTCGGTTCCTCGAGCACATCCAGCTCGAGCCCTTGCTCTGCCAACACAATGCCATTTTAATTAACCTGCAATTAAACTGACTGGGCCAAACCCCACTGCTGAGTGTCTTTGGGGTCACCCTCCCCTTAATCAGCTCCTGTGCTGGAGAAcagccatccctgtcccccagctGCACCATGGTGACCACAGCACAGGCCCAGCCcctcagcagcctcctcctgcagGAGATCTGTGATTTTTATGCCTTAACATACAACAACCGAATCCCACAATTAAACCTGCCACTGGCACCATGGAATCCCTGCAATATGGCTGGTGGGGAGGATTCAGCCCAAGTCTTTGCTGCTGGCCATGCTACCAACACGGTGTGACAATAACACGGCAGCAGCTTTGCAGCAGAGCGGCTGGGGCCACACTCGTGCCATCCTCCAACATCCCCAAGTGCTCCATGCCCCATGCACACCCATCTGTGGCGACACAAGGATGCAGCACCAGgacctgctgctccccagcacccacagagcggtggcaccagcagcaggaGCCCACAGCAAGCTGCAGAACAGACCCCTCTGCACATCTCCCCTCTGGCATCACCCCTTTCCAAAGGCAGAAGACACAGACAGAGAGCCAACAGCTTGTCCCTCAGCGTCCCCACAAGTCACACCCAGCCTTGGGAAAGCTGTTTTCCTGCTGCTACTTCTGCCCAGCACTGCAACCATTCCCTCTTGTAACACAGGCCAAGGGGGCAACTCCCgcagcacagcctgtgctccACTCCCAGTGCCAAAGGAGAAACAATGCTTGGTGAGAGACAGCGGCCACAAAGCCCTTGGAGAGGCGAGGTCCAGGCTGGAGGGTGTGGGaccagctgtggggctggaggggcagcaaCTGTGGGGTCggggagtggggctggggtgaAGGTGCTGCCCGTGTGTGGCTGCAAAggtggggcagaggggcagcacaGGGTGCTGGGGTGGCAGCACAGGGTGCCAGAGATGCAGCTCCCAGTACCGGGGTGCAGCTCCCAATGCCAGAGATGCAGCTCCCAGTACCGGGGTGCAGCTCCCAATGCCGGCGATGCAGCTCCCAATGCCGGCGATGCAGCTCCCAATGCCGGGGTGCAGCTCCCAATGCTGGGGTGCAGAACCCAATGCCGGGGTGCAGCTCCCAATGCCGGGGGTGCAGAACCCAATGCCGGGGTGCAGCTCCCAATGCCGGGGGTGCAGAATCCAATGCCAGAGATGCAGCTCCCAATGCAGGGAGTGCAGAACCCAATGCCGGGGTGCAGCTCCCAATGCTGGGGTGCAGAACCCAATAccggggctgcagctcccagtgccagagatgCAGCTCCCAATGCAGGGAGTGCAGTGCCCAATGCCGGGGTGCAGCTCCCAATGCAGGGAGTGCAGTGCCCAATGCCGGGGTGCAGCTCCCAATGCCGGGGGTGCAGAACCCAATGCCGGGGTGCAGCTCCCAATGCCGGGGTGCAGCTCCCAAAGTCGGGGTGCAGAACCCAATAccggggctgcagctcccaaTGCCGGGGTGCAGAACTCAATGCCGGAGAtgcagctcccagtgccagagatgCAGCTCCCAATGCAGGGAGTGCAGTGCCCAATACCGGGGGTGCAGCTCCCAAAACCGGGGGTGCAGCTCCcggggagcccccagtgccgttCCCAGCCCGGATCCCGCGCCCCGGAGCCCCCCGCGTCCCGGTGCTCACACGCCCAGGTCGCTGTAGGTGTTGTAGAACTCCATGTGGTTGCAGGCCTGGATCCAGCCCACCACCCAGGTGTGCCGGCGGGCGATGGGCGGCATGAGGACGCGGGCGGAGGCGCGGAAATAGGGCGTGCGGTACCGCAGCACCACCGGCGAGCTCTCCTCGATGGCCGTGGCCGCCGGCTCGATGGTGGCCGACACGTCCGACACCACGATCTGCTCGCGGCGCACCCGCGCCTTGCAGGCCACGCTCTGCAGGCACCCCATGGCCGCGGCCCAGCCGCCGTCACCGCGGGCCCGGGGGGGCGGCCggtcccgccgccgcccgcccgccgcgcaTCGCCGCCCGCCGCACGGCGCCCGCACCGGCGCCGGCAGGGCGAAGGCGCCGCCGCGTCTCTTCCGGCCCTCGCCGGCCGCCGTACGCCGGCCGCGGCGGGCACGTGCGCGCCGGtgggcggggcgcggcgggagcggcgcgcgCGTCACGGGCGGAAGCGGAACAGGAAGCGGAAGCGGCGCCGGGGCCGCCCGGTACCGGGGGACgcgccgggagcggcgggggcACCGCGCCCGGGCGGGGCGGGGATAACCGGCAGGGCGCGGGGAGCGGGAGAGGGAAGCGACCCCGGGCACGGGGACATGCCGGGCTCCGAGCGGGCCTGGCAGCGGGTGACCGGTGACCGGCGCCCGCCTCCCGCAGGCCGCCCGCCGTCGCCATGCCGAGCCCCCGGAGCGGCCGCGAGCGGcgcgccggcagcggcggccgcctGGAGTTCCTGTCGCTGAGCCAGCGCGGGCCCGCCGCACCGGACAGCCCGTCCCGCCGCCGGGAGCCCGCCGGCGCCGCCGGTGCCGCCCCGCTGCCCGAGGAGGACTGCATGAAGCTGAACCCGTCCTTCGTGGGCATCGCCCTCAGCTCCCTGCTCGCCATCGACCTGTGGGCCTCCAAGCGCCTGGGGGTGTGCGCTGGGGAGGGCTCGGCCTGGGGCAGCGCCCGCCCGCTCATGAAGGTCATCGAGGTGTCGGGGCACGGCATCCCCTGGGTGCTCGGCACCGCCTACGGGCTCTGGCACACCGACAGCCCCGCGGCCAGGGAAGTGCTGCTCAACCTGCTCTTCGGTGAGccggggggctggggagggccACCCGAGGGACGGGGCTCAGCGCAGCAGCCGAGAGCGCCGgctggctttgagcagcctgtgcGGGCTCGCCCGGCTgaagggcgcggcggcggcgccacGAGtcacctggcacagctggcaccgcGCGCTGGCACACTCCCGCGCTTACAAAACGCTCTCGGGGCTGAAGGCTCGGCTCCCCACGCCTGTCACAACAGCACGCTCCAGGGGCAGTGTTGAGACACCAGGCCTTCCCCTGAAAAGCTGCTGTGGCACACAGACACTTGGCTTCATGCCCGCAGGGCTTTCGTGGATTGTTCTGTTCCAGCCGGTGAGGAAACCTGGTTTGAAGCACGACTTTTAATCCTGCGTGCTGTAGTGTTTCATACACGCACACAGAACAGCCTAGGTCTGTTTAAGAGGATTAATTTTTGCATATTTAGAAACTGTTATAGCTCTAGGACACCAGACCTTCTCTCTGTTGTTAGTCTTGTATTAAGTAGCAAATAATTAGTATCTCACACTTCAATTTCGACTTGAAATTTGCTTGGTGGGAAGCATAGTTTTGTGCATCTTTTTCATCTAGCAGCACGTGGTTAAACTGGAGCCCCACAGCAGAACTGGATGCCTCCAGCCTGACCTTTGCTCCAAGGAGAGCTGTCCCAGCACCTCAGTGCTCTGGGCATAGCCACCCATCTCC includes:
- the PLPP6 gene encoding polyisoprenoid diphosphate/phosphate phosphohydrolase PLPP6, whose translation is MPSPRSGRERRAGSGGRLEFLSLSQRGPAAPDSPSRRREPAGAAGAAPLPEEDCMKLNPSFVGIALSSLLAIDLWASKRLGVCAGEGSAWGSARPLMKVIEVSGHGIPWVLGTAYGLWHTDSPAAREVLLNLLFALLLDLLMVAVVKGLVKRPRPTHNKMDMFVTISVDKYSFPSGHATRAALVCRFVLRHLVLAVPLRVLVVLWALVVSVSRVMLGRHNMTDVLFGLLLGYALYGVVEHCWLSPATAPALFTLWSR